The following proteins are encoded in a genomic region of uncultured Ilyobacter sp.:
- a CDS encoding haloacid dehalogenase type II: MIKTVLFDINETMLDLSLLKENFDKYFDDNYVLKYWFTKLLHTSTVVGAIDEYKNFGELAEVVLESLFYENNKELTKEIKIEILGAFRKLPAYDDVPKALELLKANKIRVVAVSNSSLEMIEEQLTNAEIINLFDKFYSVDSVKKYKPFNDIYEYVTKEEKTSVDNIAMVASHDWDLFGAKKVGLTTAYIKRKEEIFNPYYLQPDISETNLIDLAKKIIKIK, encoded by the coding sequence GTGATAAAAACTGTATTATTCGATATTAATGAGACAATGCTAGATTTAAGTTTACTCAAAGAAAATTTTGATAAATATTTTGATGATAACTATGTTCTGAAATATTGGTTTACTAAATTATTACATACATCTACTGTAGTAGGCGCCATAGATGAATACAAGAATTTCGGCGAACTGGCAGAAGTGGTATTAGAGAGTTTGTTTTATGAAAATAATAAAGAATTAACAAAAGAAATCAAAATTGAAATATTAGGTGCCTTTAGAAAATTACCTGCATATGATGACGTTCCTAAAGCACTTGAGCTCCTCAAGGCAAATAAAATTAGGGTAGTCGCTGTATCTAATTCATCATTAGAAATGATTGAAGAACAACTTACAAATGCCGAAATTATCAACCTGTTTGATAAGTTTTACTCTGTTGATTCTGTAAAAAAATACAAGCCATTTAACGACATATATGAGTATGTAACCAAAGAAGAAAAAACATCTGTTGATAATATTGCTATGGTTGCTTCTCATGACTGGGATCTGTTTGGAGCAAAAAAAGTGGGCCTTACAACAGCTTATATAAAGCGTAAAGAAGAAATATTTAACCCATATTATCTTCAACCAGATATATCTGAAACAAACTTAATTGATTTGGCTAAAAAAATTAT